The Candidatus Polarisedimenticolaceae bacterium DNA window GGTCGGTCCTCCCCGACGGCCGCTTCTTCGTCGGCCTCAAGAGCGATGACGAGGGCGACCTGACGAAGCTGAGCGTGGTCCTCAATTGGACCGACGAGATGAAGCGGAAGCTGGGCGCGGCGCACTGATCCCAGAGGGGACAGCTTCCGAAACTCTTTTGCGCGGCGAGTGATTCCGGAAAAGCACGACGAGGTGGCTGGCGCTTTTCTGTGTGGCCAGCCTCGCGTTCCACCGATGGTACGAAACGTACCGTGGGTGGTACGCGGGACCGCGTTTCTGAAAAAAGGACCTGCTCCGCCGGCGCCGTTGTCTTCGACTGTCGACTGTTAACTTTCTTAGAACCAGTAATGCATCACGACGCGCGCCCACGTGAAGTCGTAGGCGGGGACGCGCGCGCCGAGGTAGACGCTCTCGGTAGCGCCGCCGTCGACCGCGCCCATCCAGGGCTGCATGATGTCGCGCTGGAAATTCGCCTCGTCCCAGTTCTCGTAGGTGACGAGGAACGAGAGGTCGAGGTGCTTGCGCAGCTTCCATGTCGCGTCGGCGGTGAACGTCTCGAGCTTCGATGACGTGTTTGGGAACGGGGTGCCGTTGCCGTTCGCGTTGCCGCCGGGGGCGAAGAACGCGGGCTGCTTGCCGACGGCGTCGTTCACCGCCGCGTGCGCGCTGAGGCGCCACTTCGCGCCGACGTTCGCGAGCACGCCGAGGCTGTAGTTCCTCGTCTTGTCGTCGGGCGTGGTCGACCAATCGTCGGCCGGGGCGGCGGCAGCGTACCGCGCGTCGAGATTCCACTTGTAGCGGTCCTCGCCGTAGTCGCCGGTCACCGTGACGCCCTTCCCGCAATCGACGGCGAAGTCGAGGGTCCAGCTGTCGCTCTGGGCCGACGTCACGCCGAAGGTCGAGTCGGGGTACGCATCTTCGAGGGAGAAGAGCTGCAACCCGAGCTGAAGCCGGTCGATCGGCGTGATGCTCGCCATGATCTGGAACTTGTCGCGGTCGCGGTTGGCCTGGTCGAAGGTGCGCGTGCCGACCGGATCGTTGGTCGAGAGGTTGTAGCTGTCGTACCGGCGCTCGCCGTGCGAGTAGCTCAGGCGGATGTCGCCGATCGCGCCCGGCGTCCACGCCGCGAAGATGTCGAAGATGTCCTCGTTGGTGTGGTCGGCGTCGCGGAAGGTGTAGTCCCAGCTCTCGCGCCGCCCGCCGACCCCGACCGACAGTCGCGGGTTCGGCTTGAACGTCGCGTCGGCACCGTAGGTCCTCTGCTCGTAGCCGAACGGCTCGGAGACTGCGTCCGTGTCCAGGCCGACGTCGGCGCTGACCCAGTTGGGGAGGACGTACGTCGGCGTGTTGTTGTCGTACTTGTAGTCGTGCGCGAACGCCTCGAACGAGAACCATCGGAGCGGGTGTCCGGTGACGCGCGCGTCCCAGCGCGTGAGGTCGATCTTTCCGTCGTACGCCGAGGCCGCGGTCGTGCCGTCCTTGAGGACGACGAACGGCGCGGGCGGGACGATCGCGCTGTTGAGCGTGAACGGCAGGAAGTCCGAGTCGTTCTTGTTCTCGCCGACCGCGAACTCGAGGCTCGCGCGCCCCCAGTCGGCGAAGCGCCAGCCGGCGTGGAGGTTCACCCACGCCTGCCGCGAGTCGGGCGGCGCCGACAGCAGGAACCGCGACGACGCCAGGTTGTTCGGCGCCGCCGGGTTCGGGACCGTCGGCGTGCCGTCGGTCGCGCGCAGCGGGTTGTCGACGATGTACGCGTCGTAAACCGTCGTGCCGAGCGACGCGCTCGACAGG harbors:
- a CDS encoding MtrB/PioB family outer membrane beta-barrel protein encodes the protein MRRTSWLAGIAVVLAAIGRSWSADTPPPAPPPPAEGTTSGDVAIGLGTADGLDDSSKAQQYREIPNGFFLDQFNFFATTHDWRFDLFATDLLQQDQRVLFSASNAKSLRIHVGYDQIPVWYSNTAATLFANGGGGTMLFPVTIRQANETANPVAGIGTNLQNSLAAAQPIDIRYRRDRAFADVTWNTPVAGLTTTAAFSQEQRNGTHDQTLATNFSVGTDVTEFAAPTDFTSRVASLGVDYAKKRFDVGGSVEWSQFTNDLSSASLGTTVYDAYIVDNPLRATDGTPTVPNPAAPNNLASSRFLLSAPPDSRQAWVNLHAGWRFADWGRASLEFAVGENKNDSDFLPFTLNSAIVPPAPFVVLKDGTTAASAYDGKIDLTRWDARVTGHPLRWFSFEAFAHDYKYDNNTPTYVLPNWVSADVGLDTDAVSEPFGYEQRTYGADATFKPNPRLSVGVGGRRESWDYTFRDADHTNEDIFDIFAAWTPGAIGDIRLSYSHGERRYDSYNLSTNDPVGTRTFDQANRDRDKFQIMASITPIDRLQLGLQLFSLEDAYPDSTFGVTSAQSDSWTLDFAVDCGKGVTVTGDYGEDRYKWNLDARYAAAAPADDWSTTPDDKTRNYSLGVLANVGAKWRLSAHAAVNDAVGKQPAFFAPGGNANGNGTPFPNTSSKLETFTADATWKLRKHLDLSFLVTYENWDEANFQRDIMQPWMGAVDGGATESVYLGARVPAYDFTWARVVMHYWF